TGGGCGGCAGCGATTCCCTGCTGGATGGTATTATTGACGTTGGTGAGACGCTTGATGGGCTCGTAGAGGAGTATGAGGGCCGTCATGAAGGAAAAGAAGGTTCCCGGAGTTGAACGGCCCTGGATGACCTCGTAGCCCCCGTAGAGAACGATGGCAGCCACGCCGAGATGGCCGAGAAACTCCATAAGCGGGCTGGAGAGGGCACGGATGGAAACCGATTTCATGAACAGCCGGAAAAGGTTTTCATTTTCCCGGGCGAACCGCCGGCCTTCGTAGTCTTCCATGCCGAAGGCCTTGACGATGCGGGTCCCGGCGATGGTTTCCTGCAGGAGACTGGACAGAGTTCCCATGGTCACCTGGCTGTCGGTCGCCACGCGCCGCATTTTCTCGCCGAACATGACGATGGGATAGACGGCCAGGGGAAAGACAAAAATCGCTATCAGGGCCAGTTTCCAGTTCATGTAAAAGATGACGAAGGTGAGGGCCACCAGCATCAGGGAGTCCTTGAGAAGACTGGTTACCGCCTCGGATACGGCCATCTGGATGAAGGTTACATCGTTGGTGATCCGGGACATGAGAGTCCCCGTGGGGTTCCGGTAAAAGAACGACAGGGACTGGCACTGTATGTGGTTGTAAAGATCGCTCCGCAGATCCGTCACAACCCGCTGCCCGATAAAGCTCATGAGGACGATCTGCCCGTAATTGCAGGCACCTTTGACGAAAGCGACAACGAGAATGGCCAGTGCTATGACGGCCAGCTTCGAGGCGTCCCTGTTGACGAAAATATCGTCGATCACGGGTTTCACCAGGTAGGCCAGGGCGGCCGTAGCGGCGCTGAGGCCGGCCATGCAGAGCAGGGCAATGACGAACTTGCCCAGGTGGGGACGGACCAGCCTGAGAAGACGGGTATAGAGTATCACGGGGCGCTCCTGTTCCGGAACGGGAGGATCTCCGGGCCCGCCGCTTGTGCCCCGCCGGGGCTTCTGATCCCCCGCTCCATAAGGTCAAGTGCCAGGGCGGCGGTCTTTACCGCGGCCCCGGGTTCGCCCAGCATGGATTTTAACGCTTCCAGGTCACGGGAAACCTGTTCTCTCCGTCCCTCGCCGGTGAGAATGTCCAGGAGCCCCCGGGCTATCTTCCCGGGTTCGGCGTCCGCCTGGATGTATTCGGGGACTACCTCCCGGCCGGCGATGATGTTGACCAGTCCGATATGATCCACGGCGATGAACATTTTACCCAGGAGGTAGGACAGCGGGGACACCCTGTAGACGATAACCATGGGAACCCCGAGAAGAGCCGCCTCCAGGGTGGATGTGCCCGATGTGACGATGGCCGCGTTGGACACTCCCAAGGCTTCGTAGAAACGTCCCTTTACAACCGTTACATCCAGGGGAATGTCCCGGCGGATCGCGTCGATTGTCTCCAGGGGAATTCCCTCGGCCAGGGGAAGCACGAACTGTGCGTCGGGTATGCTGCTGTCGAGAATCTGTGCCGCCTCGAGAATGCAGGGGAGCAGGGACGTGACTTCCCGTTCGCGGCTGCCCGGAAGCAGCCCGATGATGGTTCCCTCCGGCCGGAGTCCCAGGCGATCCAGTGCTTCGTTGCGGGAACAGGTCATGAGAACACGATCCATGAGGGGGTGCCCCACAAAACGGGCATCCAGGCTGGTGGAGCGATAGATTTCTTCCTCGAAGGGCAGAATAACGGCCATGCGGTCCACGTATTGTTCCAGGAAGTGAATTCTTTTTTTCCGCCAGGCCCACACCTGGGGGCTGATGTAGTAAAAGACGGGAATGCCCAGGTTGTGCGCGAACCTGGCAAGGGGCATGTTGAAATCGGGGAAATCAATGAGGATGAGAAGAGAGGGGCGTTTTGTCCGCAGAAGACGTTTTATCTTCCGGCGGGCCCCGAGAATGACTCCCAGCTTCGGGAATACTTCCGTCAATCCCACCACGGCAAGTTCATTGGCGTGGTGTACCAGGGTCACGCCCTCCTTTTCCATCCTGTCGCCGCCTATTCCACAAACTCGCAGTGCCGGATCGACGGCCTTCATCTCCCGGACGAGCATCGATCCGTGGAGGTCCCCCGAGGCCTCGCCGGCAATAATGACAACGTCCTTGTTCGGTGCGGCAAAAGAATTGTTATAAGCTTCCATCGGTGATCACTGCCGTCCTGTACAGGGAGGTTCCATGATGTTCATGCCGGCACCCCGCTTCCGTCTTCCATTACTTCAGCCACCCGAAGCGCCAGTTCGAGGGAGTTTCTTCCTTCCCTCCCCGACACCCGGGGAGGAGTCCGGGCAATGACGGACTGAACGAAATGCCGTATTTCAGCCTCCAGGGGATCGTGTTGCCCGATCTCTACGTCCCGCATGCTGATTTCCACGCCCCCCTGACCGTCGGGGTGTTTCTTGAGTGAAACGAGTTCGCGCTTGGCGTAATCCACTGAATGATACCCTTCAAACCCGAAAAACCGTATTTTCTGCAATTTTTTCCCCGTTACCCTGCTCGCGGTAATATTCGCCACACAGCCATTTTCAAAGGACAGCCTCACGTTCGCTATATCCACTTTATCGGACAGAACCGACACCCCGACGGCATCGACGGACCGTATCGGAGACGCGACAAAAGCGAGCACCAGATCGAGATCATGAATCATGAGGTCCAGTATGACATCTACATCGGTACCCCGGCTGTAAAAGGGATGCAGCCGATGGGCCTCGATAAAGACCGGTCGTTCTATGATCTTCTCGAGAGCGATGACAGCCGGGTTGAATCGTTCTATGAACCCCACCTGCAGGATGCGGTCTCCCTGTTCGGCCGCCTCGAGCAGGTCGTCGGCCTCTTCGAGGGTCAGGGTCATGGGTTTTTCCAGAAGTACATCGACGCCGGCGGCCAGAAAATCCCGGGCGATGGCGTGGTGTGTCACCGTCGGGGTCGCAATGCTGACGGCGTCCACCTTTCCGATGAGGCGGCGATAGTCCGTGAAGCCTTCGCACCGGTAACGCCCGGCCGCCTGTTCCGTCCGGTCTTGCTGTATGTCGGAGACCCCCGCGATGACGCAGTCTTCAATCATCTCGTATTTCTGGAGATGGTAGGTCCCCAGGTGTCCGATTCCAACGACACCTACCTTAAGCATACCCATGGCGCATGTCACCTTTCACAGCCATCATCGACAGAGAGCCTTGAAAACTATAGCGGCAGGAAAGCCTGAACGATAACCACAGTAAAGAACGATTTCCCGTCGTGATGCTCCTCGAAACGGCACAATGCAGTGGTCTCAGGCACTGTCTAACGGCATACTCCCCGTTGAGACTTTTCAAGAAACTCGATGAGGTGGTTCACTTCAGGAATCGCCTCCAGCTCATTTCTCACCCTCCCGATGGCGTCTTTCAACAGAAGCGAGGAACGGAAGAGTATCCGGTAGGCTTCTTTCAGAGTTTTTACCGTTTCCGGAGCAAAGCCCTTCCGCTCCAGACCGATCAGGTTGAGGCCGTAAAGCCTGGCCCGGTTTCCTGAAACGATCACATAGGGAGGAACATCGCCGGCAACAGCCGAAGCGCCTCCGACCATGGCGTAGCTCCCGATGGAACAGAACTGGTGTATACCGGTCATGCCGCCGATGGTGACATGATCTCCGATGGTGACATGGCCGGCCAGGTTGGCCGCGTTGGCCATGACGACATTGTTCCCCAGGCTGCAGTTGTGGGCCACGTGGCAGTACGCCATGATCAGGTTGTTGTCGCCCATGATGGTCATACCGATGTCGGCGGCCGTGCCCCGGTGAATCGTAACACACTCCCGTATGGTATTGTTGTTGCCGATGATCACCTTGCACCGTTCTCCCCTGAATTTGAGGTCTTGCGGGTCCGCCCCCACGGAGGCGAACTGGAAGATGGAACAGCCGCTGCCGATCTCCGTGGGTCCCTCAATAACAACGTGGGGAGCGATTCGGGTATTCTCCCCGATCGACACGTCGGGTCCCACGACGCTGTAGGGACCTATTTCAACCCCCTCGGCGATGGCCGCCCGGGGGGAAATGATTGCGGAAGGGTGAATTTTCATTGAGTACCTGCCTCATTGTCGTTCATGCTCTGCAGAACCTGTTCGATCTGCTCAATTCTTGCGGCCAGATCCAGGAGCCGCTTTCTCATCTCCGGCAGCTGCGGAAGGGTGGCCTGCGTCCTCAACCATAGCCGGTGAGGCATCTGGCTGAACCCGGACATAACCGTTCCGGGGGGAACATTCTTGTGAATGCCGGTTTTGGCGGCCACCATGGCCCCGTCTCCCACCGTGATATGGCCCACAAGGCCGGCCTGTCCTCCCAGGAGGACTCCTCTCCCTATCCTGGTGCTGCCCGATATACCCACCTGGGCAACGACCACTGAACGCTCGCCGATCACAACGTTGTGGGCAATCTGCACCAGGTTGTCTATTTTGACACCCTCCTTGATCCAGGTGACCCCCAGGGTTCCACGATCGATGGTCGTGTTGGCGCCGATCTCGCAATCGTCGTCAATCCTGACGATCCCCACCTGGGGAACCTTGACGTTCCCGGTCCCGGGGCCGGCAAAACCGAATCCGTCGCTTCCCACCACGACACCGGCGTGCAGCACTACCCGCTTCCCTATGATACATCTGCGGTAGATGGTGACGTTGGGATACAGAACCGAGTCCTCACCGATGACCGCGCCGTCCCCCACGACAACACCCGGGTAGAGTGTCACACCACGATCCAGGCGGGCTGAGGATCCCACGCAGGACCCGGGGCAGATGGTCACGTTCTCGGCAATGGAAGCGTCCGGGGCGATGAAGGCACCTTCGCTGATCCCGGCGGGGGGGGCTTCATCCGGGTAGAGCAGGGTCAGGACCCGGGCCAGAGAAACGTAAGGGTCATCGACAACCACCAGGGGCTTCGGGGCAGCGGTGATATCCCGCGGAACCAGAATGGCCGACGCGCCGGTTGTTGCGATGTCAGCCCGGTACCTGGGGTTTGCCACGAAGGTGAGATCCCCTTCCGATGCCTCTTCGATGCCCGAAACGGCCCGGATCTCAACGTCTCCGTCACCGATGACGAATCCTCCGAGAAATGATGCTATGTCACTGAGTTTCTTGTGCATACAATGATTCTTTTCCGAACGGGCCCGTCCATAAGGGATGTCCGCGTATCAAAGATTTGTAGATGATGGGGAAGCAGTAACACAACGAGGCGTCCCCGTCTCAACAAGACGGTGGCGCCCCTGGTGTGACGGGTTCAGGATCCGAACCCCCGTCATCGATAGCCTGTCGTCCCGTTCAGCGGGCAACCTTGTTGAGGGCTTCAATAACCTTGCCGGTAATATCCTTTGCCTCGGAGGTAAAGAGCAGGCCCCCGGTTCCCACGTCAAATATCGCGGTATAATTCTCTTTTTTGCCGATTTCATTTATGATCTTCTGGATTCCGGGAATCAGGAGCTGCGTCATCTGCTGCTCTCGCATCCTCATTTCTTCATTGGCGTCATCCACGAAACGCTTGTAATCGCGGAGCCGCTTCTGGAAATCAAGGTCCTTTTCCCGATAGGCTGATTCCGTCAGCACAGACCGCTGCTGTTCGAGTTCTTCCTGGGTTTTCTGCAATTCCCTCTCCTGCGCCTGGATCTGACCCTGCTTTTTCTCCACGAGTTTTCTGAATTCCAGGGCAGAACTCTTACCCGCTTCCGATTCCATGAAAATTCTCTGGATATCAACAAAAGCGATCTTTTCGGCCGCCACTGCGGTTGCGCCGGTCAGAACGAAGGCCGCCGCTATGCACATACAGACTACCAGGTTTCTCATCGTTGTATTCCTCTCCTTGAAGCGAAATAGTTATTTTCCAGCCATTGTCAGCCCCCGGCCCTGCGCCGCCGGGGGTTCCCCGTACCCTGTAAGTTTTCCGGCTTGGTGCGAGTTCGTCAAACCTGCCGCATCAGGCGTTTGGAACACTCTTCGAGATACCAAAAAAGCGTGACACGGTACTAGAACATCATCCCGATGGTAAATTCCCACCTGCTGGGTGACTCCCCCTCCTTCCGGTCGAGGACATACCCCCACTCGAGACGGAAGGGTCCGATGGGTGAATTCCAGCGGACACCGGCCCCTGCGGTCTGCCGCATGTCGTCGAAGTGAAAGCCGCTCTCCCAGGAATTGCCCGTGTCGTAGAAGATGACACCCCGTATGCCGGCGTCTCTGAGGAGAGGGAAAAGGAACTCGGCGGTATAGACCATCATCGTTTTGCCCCCGATCACGTCCAGATTGTCCGGACTGCGGGGACCCACATCACGAAGCCCTCGAAGGCTTCCGATGCCGCCCAGATAGAAGCGCTCGTAAATGGGAACTTCCTTCCCCTCATTCCCGTGTATCAGCCCGAATTGAGCCGCCACGCTGAAGACATAATCACTGACGACCGGAAAGAACCAGCGGGTTTCACCGCTGTATCGGGTGAAACTCGCGTCACCCTGCAGGGGACCGCCCGTGAATTCGACGGCAACACTGTTTCTCGAACCACGCGACGGCATCATCCAGGGATGCCTGGTGTCCCGAACCAGTGTGATCGTCAAACCGCTCGACATGATTTTTCCCTCCTGGTCCCGCACAAAGCGAGAGGCATAGGGCGATATGTTTTTAACGATATTTTCAGACAGTCGGTAGCGGATGTAGCCGTCCACCCGTTCGAAAAGACGGTACCCCAGTGTTCCCGCCAGGCCTTTTGTATAGACGTCGTAGGTGTCGCGCTCCCGTTCCATTTTCCACAGCTCGGCCTTGCTCCAGAGAGGTATGTCG
This genomic interval from Syntrophales bacterium contains the following:
- the lpxB gene encoding lipid-A-disaccharide synthase; this encodes MEAYNNSFAAPNKDVVIIAGEASGDLHGSMLVREMKAVDPALRVCGIGGDRMEKEGVTLVHHANELAVVGLTEVFPKLGVILGARRKIKRLLRTKRPSLLILIDFPDFNMPLARFAHNLGIPVFYYISPQVWAWRKKRIHFLEQYVDRMAVILPFEEEIYRSTSLDARFVGHPLMDRVLMTCSRNEALDRLGLRPEGTIIGLLPGSREREVTSLLPCILEAAQILDSSIPDAQFVLPLAEGIPLETIDAIRRDIPLDVTVVKGRFYEALGVSNAAIVTSGTSTLEAALLGVPMVIVYRVSPLSYLLGKMFIAVDHIGLVNIIAGREVVPEYIQADAEPGKIARGLLDILTGEGRREQVSRDLEALKSMLGEPGAAVKTAALALDLMERGIRSPGGAQAAGPEILPFRNRSAP
- the msbA gene encoding lipid A export permease/ATP-binding protein MsbA, coding for MILYTRLLRLVRPHLGKFVIALLCMAGLSAATAALAYLVKPVIDDIFVNRDASKLAVIALAILVVAFVKGACNYGQIVLMSFIGQRVVTDLRSDLYNHIQCQSLSFFYRNPTGTLMSRITNDVTFIQMAVSEAVTSLLKDSLMLVALTFVIFYMNWKLALIAIFVFPLAVYPIVMFGEKMRRVATDSQVTMGTLSSLLQETIAGTRIVKAFGMEDYEGRRFARENENLFRLFMKSVSIRALSSPLMEFLGHLGVAAIVLYGGYEVIQGRSTPGTFFSFMTALILLYEPIKRLTNVNNTIQQGIAAAQRVFGLMDSAPEIQDREGAQMLAPMKRSIELRDVTFSYGDDPVLKRIDLTIRAGEVVAFVGMSGVGKTTLVNLIPRFYDVTEGAILIDGVDIRDSTIRSLRDQIAIVTQQVILFNDTVRDNIAYGDIDRSDDDVIRAAQAAKAHEFIMKLPRGYDTVIGEQGVRLSGGERQRISIARSLLKNAPILILDEATSSLDTDSEKEVQEALETLMKGRTTLIIAHRLSTIRNADRIVVLYDGAIVEQGTHDGLIAKRGEYHRLFTMQFENNGTQRATG
- the lpxD gene encoding UDP-3-O-(3-hydroxymyristoyl)glucosamine N-acyltransferase; protein product: MHKKLSDIASFLGGFVIGDGDVEIRAVSGIEEASEGDLTFVANPRYRADIATTGASAILVPRDITAAPKPLVVVDDPYVSLARVLTLLYPDEAPPAGISEGAFIAPDASIAENVTICPGSCVGSSARLDRGVTLYPGVVVGDGAVIGEDSVLYPNVTIYRRCIIGKRVVLHAGVVVGSDGFGFAGPGTGNVKVPQVGIVRIDDDCEIGANTTIDRGTLGVTWIKEGVKIDNLVQIAHNVVIGERSVVVAQVGISGSTRIGRGVLLGGQAGLVGHITVGDGAMVAAKTGIHKNVPPGTVMSGFSQMPHRLWLRTQATLPQLPEMRKRLLDLAARIEQIEQVLQSMNDNEAGTQ
- a CDS encoding OmpH family outer membrane protein translates to MRNLVVCMCIAAAFVLTGATAVAAEKIAFVDIQRIFMESEAGKSSALEFRKLVEKKQGQIQAQERELQKTQEELEQQRSVLTESAYREKDLDFQKRLRDYKRFVDDANEEMRMREQQMTQLLIPGIQKIINEIGKKENYTAIFDVGTGGLLFTSEAKDITGKVIEALNKVAR
- a CDS encoding Gfo/Idh/MocA family oxidoreductase, which gives rise to MGMLKVGVVGIGHLGTYHLQKYEMIEDCVIAGVSDIQQDRTEQAAGRYRCEGFTDYRRLIGKVDAVSIATPTVTHHAIARDFLAAGVDVLLEKPMTLTLEEADDLLEAAEQGDRILQVGFIERFNPAVIALEKIIERPVFIEAHRLHPFYSRGTDVDVILDLMIHDLDLVLAFVASPIRSVDAVGVSVLSDKVDIANVRLSFENGCVANITASRVTGKKLQKIRFFGFEGYHSVDYAKRELVSLKKHPDGQGGVEISMRDVEIGQHDPLEAEIRHFVQSVIARTPPRVSGREGRNSLELALRVAEVMEDGSGVPA
- the lpxA gene encoding acyl-ACP--UDP-N-acetylglucosamine O-acyltransferase yields the protein MKIHPSAIISPRAAIAEGVEIGPYSVVGPDVSIGENTRIAPHVVIEGPTEIGSGCSIFQFASVGADPQDLKFRGERCKVIIGNNNTIRECVTIHRGTAADIGMTIMGDNNLIMAYCHVAHNCSLGNNVVMANAANLAGHVTIGDHVTIGGMTGIHQFCSIGSYAMVGGASAVAGDVPPYVIVSGNRARLYGLNLIGLERKGFAPETVKTLKEAYRILFRSSLLLKDAIGRVRNELEAIPEVNHLIEFLEKSQRGVCR